The genomic window ACCCCTTTGCTCAGGGCTTCTGGAGACTGGCCAATACTTGCAAGCGCGGCAGCCAACCCCTGCTGGCGTAAAGGGTGCGGGGGCGGCAAGCTCAGGCTTAAATCAATGTGCTGTGTATCGCCGGATGTTTCCACATGGGGCATTTGAAATGCCGCCGCATCCTGGCACCCACTCACATAGGTACCGCTGCCCACTCTTGCCGTTACCCAGCCGTTTCGCTCAGCTTCCGCATATCCCCGCGTAACCGTGCCGATCGTCACGCCTAGCGCATCCGCCAGGCGCCGCTGCGGTGGCAATTTTTCTCCTGGCTGCAAGCTACCGGCATTGATCGCATCACCAATCGCTGCGGCAATGGCACGATAACGCGACCCAGTGTATGCATCTATTTCAGGCACCCAAATTGTCATGGTGACAATAAAACCTTTGACGTCAATTTAAAGCCTATCATGCTTTAAAAAGTTAGCAATTAAAGCCCTTAAACACAAAATTGTATGGATACAAAATGACCAGCCAGTGGGTAATTCTCGGCCCTGCCGCTCTTTATATGATGTCAATGACGCTGACACCTGGCCCCAACAATCTGATGCTGACCGCCTCAGGGGCTAACTTTGGTTTTCAGCGCACGCTGCCACACTTGCTGGGCATTGTGGGTGGCTGTTTTCTGCTGTTTGCCGGCATCGCCATGGGCTTGGGGGTATTGTTTGAACGCTATCCGAGCCTGCAACTGGCACTGCGTTGGATCGGCAGCGCCTATCTGCTTTATCTGGCCTGGAAGATTGCCACCGCACCGCCACCCGATCTGAATACTGACGTGACTCGCCGCCCGCTGACCTTCTGGCAGGCGGCCCTGTTTCAGTTTGCCAACCCCAAGGCGTGGGTGATGGGGCTGGCACTGATTGCAGGCTTTCTGCCGTCTGACGGTAACGCCTTGGCCAATGCCCTGTTGCTGGTGGGGTTTGCCGAACTGGTGGCGCTGCCCTGCTGCGCCTTGTGGGCGGCATTTGGCAGCTTTATCGGCCAGAAAATCCGTACAGAGCGCGCCTGGCGACGCTTTAATATCACCATGGGCGCGCTCACGGCTGCCTGTGTCTGGATGATTCTAAGCTGACACGCTTCCTTCATTCACCGTCTTAAGGCTTGATCCATCCGCTTGAGGGCCTCTTCAAGCTGGGCGGCAGTGGTGCCAAAGTTCAGCCGCACAAAGCCGGGCTGGCCAAAATCAGCGCCGTTGGACAGCGCGACTTTTGCCTGCGCCAACAGGGCTTGCTGAGGGTCATCTCCCAGGCCTGCATCGCGCATATCCAACCAGGCAAGGTAGGTGGACCGGGGAGGATTGAAATGGACGCCAGGCCAGTGAGCGACATAATCGCTGATCATCTGACGATGACCACGCAAGACATCAAGCAACGCCTGACG from Halomonas sp. CH40 includes these protein-coding regions:
- a CDS encoding LysE family translocator — protein: MTSQWVILGPAALYMMSMTLTPGPNNLMLTASGANFGFQRTLPHLLGIVGGCFLLFAGIAMGLGVLFERYPSLQLALRWIGSAYLLYLAWKIATAPPPDLNTDVTRRPLTFWQAALFQFANPKAWVMGLALIAGFLPSDGNALANALLLVGFAELVALPCCALWAAFGSFIGQKIRTERAWRRFNITMGALTAACVWMILS